A window of Oligoflexus sp. contains these coding sequences:
- the rimP gene encoding ribosome maturation factor RimP codes for MNRQQYDKIIDLINPKVAPLGYECVEVEWDGTEETLRVYIDRPEGIKMEDCLRVNDLLIESNELDALVPGDYRLEISSPGIERPLRTREHFSRVIGQKIKVRLNERTQNRMEGAGKLLGIDQDDIVSLELPAGVWNFPFQAIRKANVVFEW; via the coding sequence ATGAATCGCCAGCAATACGACAAGATTATCGACCTTATTAACCCGAAGGTTGCTCCGCTCGGCTATGAATGTGTCGAGGTTGAGTGGGATGGGACTGAGGAAACGCTTCGCGTCTACATTGACAGGCCGGAAGGCATCAAAATGGAAGACTGCCTGCGCGTCAACGATCTCTTGATCGAATCCAATGAACTCGACGCATTGGTTCCTGGCGATTATCGCCTGGAAATCAGTTCCCCCGGAATTGAACGCCCGCTCCGTACCCGTGAACATTTTTCGCGAGTGATCGGCCAAAAAATAAAGGTGCGTTTGAACGAAAGAACGCAGAACAGAATGGAAGGTGCAGGGAAGCTTCTTGGAATAGACCAGGATGATATCGTATCCTTAGAGTTGCCGGCAGGTGTCTGGAACTTTCCATTCCAAGCGATTCGCAAGGCCAATGTTGTGTTCGAGTGGTGA